A part of Palaemon carinicauda isolate YSFRI2023 chromosome 8, ASM3689809v2, whole genome shotgun sequence genomic DNA contains:
- the LOC137644911 gene encoding transcription factor HES-4-like: MPSSTSERQCGDAKAAAAERRRTNKPIMEKKRRQRINDSLNQLKILVLEALKKDPSRYNKLEKADILEMTVRHVQTLHRQPQHPSAPCHVPVDSAAKYHAGFSHCVSEVNKFLERDTSLTGGQRSRILLHLSESLASIRTGTSPASSPSSPQPHPSSEVIHAASSPRASTPLIDTYHRHQQLAALNDPLVMRGVSLVPAHLLTGQMAYILPHGVVSTAVANAVATSTPSGDYHQVPLSPPPSVSSPSPSFSSSPPASPCRSPSPQPLDLAPIRHPEDDCCWRPW; the protein is encoded by the exons ATGCCGTCCAGCACGAGTGAAAGACAGTGTGGTGATGCTAAAGCTGCTGCTGCCGAGAGGAGGAGAACGAACAAACCCATAATGGAGAAAAAGAGGCGTCAAAGAATTAATGATAGTTTAAATCAACTCAAGATATTGGTCTTAGAAGCCCTAAAAAAAGAC CCATCCCGATACAATAAACTGGAGAAAGCAGATATTCTCGAGATGACAGTTAGACATGTGCAGACTCTTCACCGCCAGCCACAGCATCCATCTGCCCCTTGCCATGTCCCCGTCGACTCTGCTGCCAAGTATCACGCAGGGTTCAGCCATTGTGTCTCTGAAGTTAACAAATTCCTCGAGCGGGACACTTCCTTGACGGGAGGACAACGATCCCGCATCCTTCTCCACCTTTCTGAGTCTCTGGCCTCTATTCGGACAGGAACTAGCCCTGCCTCCAGCCCCTCATCCCCTCAACCGCACCCTTCGTCAGAAGTCATCCACGCAGCCTCTTCACCTCGTGCAAGCACTCCTTTGATCGATACCTACCACCGACATCAGCAACTCGCGGCTCTGAACGACCCTTTGGTCATGCGAGGGGTGTCATTGGTGCCAGCTCATCTACTGACGGGGCAGATGGCATACATTCTTCCTCATGGAGTTGTGTCCACTGCGGTCGCTAATGCGGTCGCCACTTCAACTCCTTCAGGAGACTACCACCAGGTTCCTCTGTCGCCTCCTCCTAGTGTGTCCTCCCCCTCCCCTTCGTTTTCTTCATCTCCTCCAGCCTCGCCCTGTAGGAGCCCATCACCACAGCCATTAGACCTGGCCCCTATCCGCCACCCCGAAGATGACTGCTGCTGGCGCCCTTGGTGA